One genomic region from Populus nigra chromosome 8, ddPopNigr1.1, whole genome shotgun sequence encodes:
- the LOC133701412 gene encoding LOB domain-containing protein 4-like: protein MKEGGRKQGAPSPCAACKLLRRRCAQDCVFAPYFPADEPQKFANVHKVFGASNVNKMLQELPVHQRGDAVSSMVYEANARVRDPVYGCVGAISSLQQQIDVLQTQLALAQAEVVHLRVRQTATLSNHGPTPASPGNSGSPSSRLMGSQMKPIFDMEMADHTSLGESMWSC, encoded by the exons ATGAAGGAGGGTGGCAGGAAACAAGGTGCACCCTCACCATGTGCAGCATGCAAGCTTCTAAGGAGAAGGTGTGCCCAGGATTGTGTGTTTGCCCCTTATTTTCCAGCAGATGAGCCCCAGAAGTTTGCTAATGTGCACAAGGTTTTCGGTGCTAGTAATGTCAACAAGATGTTACAG GAACTACCAGTGCACCAACGAGGAGATGCGGTTAGCAGCATGGTGTATGAGGCGAATGCCAGGGTGCGCGACCCAGTCTATGGGTGTGTGGGTGCTATATCGTCTTTACAGCAACAAATTGATGTCCTGCAGACCCAGTTGGCACTGGCTCAGGCAGAGGTGGTGCACCTCCGAGTGAGGCAGACAGCAACTCTATCAAACCATGGGCCAACTCCTGCTAGCCCTGGCAATAGTGGGTCGCCTTCCTCTAGGCTCATGGGGTCCCAAATGAAGCCCATTTTTGACATGGAAATGGCGGACCACACCAGCTTGGGAGAGTCAATGTGGTCATGCTAG